Proteins found in one Micromonospora sp. WMMD1082 genomic segment:
- a CDS encoding aminotransferase class I/II-fold pyridoxal phosphate-dependent enzyme, with translation MSARYQVTGATAVEISASIESGIRHATLAPGDPLPPVRTLAADLAVSPATVSRAYADLRQRGLIVTAGRHGTRVRPRPPVAAQRAALRPPPAPGLRDLSRGEPDPRLLPPLRPHLAALADSGGEPVGYPDSEVLPEVAEAARARLAADGVPAAELTLTGGALDGIERLLGAHLRPGDAVAVEDPGWASLLDLLAALGLRPIGVPVDDDGPIVAGVAAALAAGARALIVTSRAQNPTGAAVSADRATALRALLAGRADLLLIEDDHAAELARVPLHPLAGATTHWAFVRSVSKPFGPDLRLAALAGDEITVARVAGRVRVGAGWVSTVLQRLVLSLWHDPAVAALVDRAARSYERRRDDLVAALADRGLPAHGRSGINVWLPVTDETVASTVLRDAGWLAAPGALYRIAGPPALRITISSLDEAELPALADALARAARPPAPTGFTG, from the coding sequence GTGTCAGCACGCTATCAGGTGACCGGTGCGACGGCCGTCGAGATCTCGGCCAGCATCGAGTCGGGCATCCGCCACGCCACCCTCGCCCCCGGCGACCCACTGCCACCGGTGCGTACCCTCGCCGCCGACCTGGCCGTCAGCCCGGCCACCGTCTCCCGCGCCTACGCCGACCTGCGCCAACGCGGACTCATCGTGACCGCCGGCCGGCACGGCACCCGGGTACGCCCCCGGCCACCGGTCGCCGCCCAGCGCGCGGCGCTGCGCCCACCACCCGCCCCCGGGCTGCGCGACCTGTCCCGGGGCGAACCCGACCCCCGGCTGCTGCCGCCCCTGCGCCCGCACCTGGCCGCCCTCGCCGACTCCGGTGGCGAACCGGTGGGCTATCCCGACAGCGAGGTGCTGCCCGAGGTCGCCGAGGCCGCCCGGGCACGGCTGGCCGCCGACGGGGTGCCCGCGGCCGAGCTGACCCTCACCGGTGGCGCGCTGGACGGCATCGAGCGCCTGCTCGGCGCGCATCTTCGGCCCGGCGACGCGGTCGCCGTGGAGGACCCGGGCTGGGCCAGCCTGCTCGACCTGCTCGCCGCGCTCGGGTTGCGGCCGATCGGTGTGCCGGTCGACGACGACGGGCCGATCGTCGCGGGAGTGGCCGCCGCGCTCGCCGCCGGGGCACGGGCGCTGATCGTGACCAGCCGGGCACAGAACCCCACCGGCGCGGCCGTCTCCGCCGACCGGGCCACCGCGCTGCGCGCCCTGCTCGCCGGTCGCGCCGACCTGCTGCTGATCGAGGACGACCACGCCGCCGAACTGGCCCGCGTACCGCTGCACCCGCTCGCGGGGGCGACCACCCACTGGGCCTTCGTCCGCTCGGTGAGCAAGCCGTTCGGGCCCGACCTACGGCTGGCCGCGCTGGCCGGCGACGAGATCACGGTGGCCCGGGTGGCCGGCCGGGTCCGGGTCGGCGCCGGCTGGGTCTCCACCGTGCTGCAACGGCTCGTACTCTCGCTCTGGCACGATCCGGCGGTGGCCGCCCTGGTCGACCGGGCGGCGCGCAGCTACGAACGGCGGCGCGACGACCTGGTCGCCGCCCTGGCCGACCGGGGCCTGCCCGCCCACGGCCGCAGCGGCATCAACGTGTGGCTGCCGGTGACCGACGAAACCGTCGCCTCGACCGTGCTGCGCGACGCCGGCTGGCTGGCCGCACCCGGCGCCCTCTACCGCATCGCCGGCCCACCCGCGCTGCGGATCACCATCAGCTCGCTGGACGAGGCGGAGCTACCGGCGCTGGCCGACGCGCTAGCCCGCGCCGCCCGCCCGCCCGCGCCGACCGGATT
- a CDS encoding bifunctional pyridoxamine 5'-phosphate oxidase family protein/GNAT family N-acetyltransferase, translating into MYAPTARTTASRSRERMSYDRAAAHAVLDEAYHCALGFTVDGAPRVLPTLHVRIGDTLYLHGSTGSRPLLAARGDGLPVCVAVTLLDGLVYARSQFHHSANYRSVIAHGTARLVTDPGERADVLTALMEKVGTGRAAESRPPNRRELAETAVLALPLVEVSVRTRTGGVKDDPADLDLPHWAGVVPLRLTPGRPEPDAGVTAPVPAYLRPTPSPWHEPAVRHGRHVLLEPLDLSHTDELYAATADPEVWQYLSRPLPTGPAQLREIVAGALAEQHRHERVAWVQRCAVTGAVVGSTSYYEIDPGQRSVAIGYTFLGRPWWRSGINTEAKLLLLARAFDELGAVRVVWHTDLRNERSQRAIERLGAQREGVLRRHRLRPDGSWRDTVQYSMTVDEWPNAQVTLRERLRGRAPVVR; encoded by the coding sequence ATGTACGCACCGACCGCCCGCACCACCGCCAGCCGTTCCCGGGAGCGGATGAGCTACGACCGGGCCGCCGCGCACGCCGTGCTCGACGAGGCGTACCACTGCGCGCTCGGGTTCACCGTGGACGGTGCGCCCCGGGTGCTGCCCACCCTGCACGTACGCATCGGCGACACGCTCTACCTGCACGGCTCCACCGGCAGCCGGCCGCTGCTGGCCGCCCGTGGTGACGGGCTGCCGGTCTGCGTGGCGGTCACCCTGCTCGACGGTCTGGTCTACGCCCGCTCGCAGTTCCACCACAGCGCCAACTACCGGTCGGTGATCGCGCACGGCACCGCCCGCCTGGTCACCGACCCGGGTGAGCGGGCCGACGTGCTGACCGCCCTGATGGAGAAGGTGGGCACCGGCCGCGCGGCGGAGAGCCGCCCGCCGAACCGGCGGGAGCTGGCCGAGACCGCCGTGCTGGCGCTGCCGCTGGTGGAGGTGTCGGTGCGCACCCGCACCGGCGGGGTGAAGGACGATCCGGCCGACCTCGACCTGCCGCACTGGGCCGGGGTGGTGCCGCTGCGGCTGACCCCCGGCCGGCCGGAACCCGACGCCGGGGTCACCGCACCGGTGCCGGCCTACCTGCGCCCGACCCCCTCGCCCTGGCACGAGCCCGCCGTGCGGCACGGCCGGCACGTACTGCTGGAGCCGTTGGACCTGTCGCACACCGACGAGTTGTACGCGGCCACCGCCGACCCCGAGGTGTGGCAGTACCTGAGCCGACCGCTGCCGACCGGGCCGGCGCAGCTACGGGAGATCGTCGCCGGCGCCCTGGCCGAGCAGCACCGGCACGAGCGGGTCGCCTGGGTGCAGCGGTGCGCGGTCACCGGCGCGGTGGTCGGCAGCACCTCCTACTACGAGATCGACCCCGGGCAGCGGTCGGTGGCGATCGGGTACACGTTCCTCGGCCGGCCCTGGTGGCGCAGCGGGATCAACACCGAGGCGAAGCTGCTGCTGCTCGCCCGCGCCTTCGACGAGTTGGGCGCGGTGCGGGTGGTCTGGCACACCGACCTCCGCAACGAGCGCTCGCAGCGGGCCATCGAGCGGCTCGGCGCGCAGCGGGAGGGGGTGCTGCGCCGGCACCGGCTGCGTCCGGACGGGTCGTGGCGGGACACCGTGCAGTATTCGATGACCGTCGACGAGTGGCCGAACGCACAGGTCACGCTCCGGGAAAGGCTTCGCGGACGGGCCCCGGTGGTCCGATGA
- the leuE gene encoding leucine efflux protein LeuE, translated as MMSGVLGITDIWTYVLGTVAIVLLPGPNSLFVLSAAARRGVGTGYRAAGGVFLGDGVLMFLSAAGVASLLRAYPPIFLVIKYAGAAYLGYVGLTMLRGAWRRWRDRNDPTTPRLIDAAEPAAMRSPFRKAFVISLLNPKAILFFVSFFIQFVDPTYPWPALSFLLLGLIAQVTSALYLTALIFAGTFLAAQFRQRRRLSAGATTAVGALFLGFGLKLAQG; from the coding sequence ATGATGTCGGGCGTGCTGGGGATCACCGACATCTGGACGTACGTGCTGGGCACCGTGGCCATCGTGCTGCTGCCCGGCCCCAACTCGCTGTTCGTCCTCTCCGCCGCCGCGCGCCGGGGCGTGGGCACCGGTTACCGGGCGGCCGGTGGGGTCTTCCTCGGCGACGGGGTGCTCATGTTCCTCTCCGCCGCCGGGGTGGCGTCGCTGCTCAGGGCGTACCCACCGATCTTTCTTGTGATCAAGTACGCGGGCGCCGCGTACCTGGGCTACGTGGGGTTGACCATGCTGCGCGGCGCCTGGCGGCGCTGGCGGGACCGCAACGACCCGACCACGCCGCGGCTGATCGACGCGGCCGAGCCGGCGGCGATGCGCAGCCCGTTCCGCAAGGCGTTCGTGATCAGCCTGCTCAACCCGAAGGCGATCCTGTTCTTCGTCTCATTCTTCATCCAGTTCGTCGACCCGACCTACCCGTGGCCCGCGCTGTCGTTCCTGCTGCTCGGCCTGATCGCCCAGGTCACCAGCGCGCTCTACCTGACCGCGCTGATCTTCGCGGGCACGTTCCTGGCCGCCCAGTTCCGCCAGCGCCGCCGGTTGTCCGCCGGCGCGACCACCGCCGTCGGCGCGCTCTTCCTCGGCTTCGGCCTCAAACTCGCCCAGGGATGA
- a CDS encoding sporulation protein produces MRLTGVSPESGGTGLTVQTTLANPSTRPGLRLPGRVNLVAGSVDVPVFHVRLGLVSTVEPDDPQAPRQLVQFHQAQVAGALVLRAGRARSIPFEFPVPWETPVTTLGGVPLLSLRMGLRTEVAIEPALDQGAMVPVFVHPLPTQQHVLAALDTLGFRARQSGLVDGRLPGVEQTLPLHQRWGFWVGPLYAGPITELEVIFVTNSAGLEVILWCDRRLALAGITHTSLSRFRIWHAGADRRDWVATVDGWLREAINRHAAAAAHADWSAAVTESAHVSRRPDEPIPPGTGMGGTAGGPGVGGGGGGGGGGDGT; encoded by the coding sequence GTGCGGCTGACGGGGGTGTCACCGGAGTCGGGCGGAACGGGCCTGACGGTGCAGACCACGCTGGCCAACCCGAGCACCCGTCCCGGCCTACGGCTGCCGGGGCGGGTGAACCTCGTCGCCGGCTCCGTCGACGTGCCGGTCTTCCACGTCCGGCTCGGCCTGGTCAGCACGGTCGAGCCGGACGATCCGCAGGCCCCCCGCCAACTGGTGCAGTTCCACCAGGCGCAGGTGGCCGGCGCCCTGGTGCTCCGGGCCGGGCGGGCCCGGTCGATCCCCTTCGAGTTCCCGGTGCCGTGGGAGACGCCGGTGACCACGCTGGGCGGGGTGCCGCTGCTCAGCCTGCGGATGGGGCTGCGTACGGAGGTGGCGATCGAGCCCGCGCTCGACCAGGGCGCGATGGTGCCGGTCTTCGTCCATCCGCTGCCCACCCAGCAGCACGTGCTGGCCGCGCTGGACACGCTCGGCTTCCGCGCCCGCCAGTCCGGGCTGGTCGACGGCCGGCTGCCCGGCGTCGAGCAGACCCTCCCGCTGCACCAGCGGTGGGGCTTCTGGGTGGGACCGCTCTACGCCGGGCCGATCACCGAACTGGAGGTGATCTTCGTGACGAACTCCGCCGGTCTGGAGGTGATCCTCTGGTGTGACCGGCGGCTGGCGCTGGCGGGGATCACCCACACCAGCCTCAGCCGGTTCCGGATCTGGCACGCCGGCGCCGACCGGCGGGACTGGGTGGCCACGGTCGACGGGTGGCTGCGCGAGGCCATCAACCGGCACGCCGCCGCGGCCGCCCACGCCGACTGGTCGGCCGCCGTCACCGAGTCGGCCCACGTCAGTCGCCGCCCCGACGAGCCCATCCCGCCGGGCACCGGCATGGGCGGCACGGCCGGCGGGCCCGGCGTCGGCGGCGGTGGGGGTGGCGGCGGTGGCGGCGACGGCACCTGA
- a CDS encoding hemolysin family protein has translation MSTGFALITSVVLLALNGFFVAAEFALVASKRYRLEQAAAGGGRAARAALDGVRELSLMLAGAQLGITLCTLGLGALAEPAIERLLGPLLHTIGLPYGASHVIALIFALSLVTFLHLVVGEMAPKSWAITHPERSALLLALPFRAFARVSRPVLSVLNAVANAMLRLAKVNPQDQLAQVHGPDELRMLLEQSREHGLLGAAQHELLTSMLELQGTTIAQVMEPFDRMVTVHRGDPVDRIEQVSRDSGRSRLAVLDAAGDVCGLVHVREAVRATATRPDARAEDLMNEAITLPDTATVTEAVAVMRARQSQLALVRNGGGPTRPVGFVALEDLLEEVIGEFDDETDPIPRAVRRLR, from the coding sequence GTGAGCACGGGGTTCGCGCTGATCACCTCCGTGGTCCTGCTGGCGCTCAACGGGTTCTTCGTCGCCGCCGAGTTCGCCCTGGTGGCGAGCAAGCGGTACCGACTGGAACAGGCGGCGGCCGGTGGCGGCCGGGCCGCCCGGGCGGCCCTCGACGGCGTACGCGAGCTGTCGCTGATGCTGGCCGGTGCGCAACTCGGCATCACGCTGTGCACGCTCGGTCTCGGTGCGCTGGCCGAGCCGGCGATCGAGCGCCTGCTCGGCCCGCTGCTGCACACCATCGGCCTGCCGTACGGTGCCAGCCACGTGATCGCCCTGATCTTCGCGCTGAGCCTGGTCACCTTCCTGCACCTGGTGGTCGGCGAGATGGCGCCGAAGTCCTGGGCGATCACCCACCCGGAGCGCTCCGCGCTGCTGCTGGCCCTGCCGTTCCGGGCGTTCGCCCGGGTGTCGCGGCCGGTGCTGTCGGTCCTCAACGCGGTGGCCAACGCGATGCTGCGGCTGGCGAAGGTCAACCCGCAGGACCAGCTGGCCCAGGTGCACGGCCCCGACGAGCTGCGGATGCTGCTGGAGCAGTCCCGCGAGCACGGGCTGCTCGGCGCCGCCCAGCACGAGCTGCTGACCAGCATGCTCGAGTTGCAGGGCACCACCATCGCCCAGGTGATGGAGCCGTTCGACCGGATGGTGACGGTGCACCGGGGCGACCCGGTGGACCGCATCGAGCAGGTCAGCCGGGACAGTGGCAGGTCACGGTTGGCGGTGCTGGACGCCGCCGGTGACGTCTGCGGCCTGGTGCACGTACGGGAGGCGGTGCGCGCCACCGCCACCCGACCGGACGCCCGGGCGGAGGACCTGATGAACGAGGCGATCACCCTGCCCGACACGGCGACGGTGACCGAGGCGGTGGCCGTGATGCGGGCCCGCCAGTCGCAGCTCGCCCTGGTCCGCAACGGCGGCGGCCCGACCCGGCCGGTCGGCTTCGTCGCCCTGGAGGATCTGCTGGAGGAGGTCATCGGGGAGTTCGACGACGAGACCGATCCGATCCCGCGCGCGGTGCGCCGGCTCAGGTAG
- a CDS encoding hemolysin family protein, which produces MLISVGLLLIIVLTIATGYFVAQEFGYVAVDRGKLKQSAAGGDQASARALEVSGRLSFMLSGAQLGITVTTLLVGYVAEPYLGAGLAELLGVAGVSTAVSLPLSVTLALVIATIVQMVLGELAPKNLAIARPEPVARALARSTLFYLAIAGPVIKLFDRAAVRLLRRIGIEPIEELPSGATPEDLEQIIAESRLEGHLDPEMSELLDRGLDFRQLTAGEAMVPRVDVHTVRADEPISRVVALLDTGHSRFPVQGAEGVDDLVGVIGIADVLGVPPAERATTPVSTVAGPPLLVPETLPLPTVLDRLRSGHRQLACVVDEYGGFAGVITLEDIAEELVGPIRDEDDPPERAPARQDDGSWVVPARWRIDEVADSTGIPLPEHPEYDTISGLVMRELGRVPQVGDRLEINLSVEGDNGQLPPRALVEVLAVDRHVADSVRLQVTGGREGVSA; this is translated from the coding sequence GTGTTGATCTCCGTCGGTCTTCTTCTGATCATCGTTCTGACCATCGCGACGGGGTACTTCGTCGCCCAGGAGTTCGGCTACGTCGCCGTCGACCGCGGCAAGCTCAAGCAGAGTGCCGCCGGCGGCGACCAGGCATCCGCCCGCGCCCTGGAGGTCTCCGGTCGGCTGTCGTTCATGCTCTCCGGCGCGCAGCTCGGCATCACCGTCACGACCCTGCTGGTCGGTTACGTCGCGGAGCCCTATCTCGGTGCCGGCCTGGCCGAGCTGCTCGGCGTCGCCGGCGTCTCCACCGCCGTCAGCCTGCCGCTGTCGGTCACGCTGGCCCTGGTCATCGCCACGATAGTGCAGATGGTGCTGGGTGAGCTGGCCCCGAAGAACCTGGCCATCGCCCGACCCGAGCCGGTCGCCCGGGCGCTGGCCCGGTCGACCCTGTTCTACCTCGCCATCGCCGGACCGGTGATCAAGCTCTTCGACCGGGCCGCGGTACGACTGCTGCGGCGGATCGGCATCGAGCCCATCGAGGAACTGCCCAGTGGCGCCACCCCGGAGGACCTGGAACAGATCATCGCCGAGTCCCGGCTGGAGGGGCACCTCGACCCGGAGATGTCGGAGCTGCTCGACCGAGGGCTCGACTTCCGCCAGCTCACCGCCGGTGAGGCCATGGTGCCCCGGGTCGACGTGCACACCGTCCGTGCCGACGAGCCGATCAGTCGGGTGGTCGCGCTGCTCGACACCGGCCACTCCCGCTTCCCGGTACAGGGCGCCGAGGGTGTCGACGACCTGGTCGGCGTGATCGGTATCGCCGATGTGCTCGGGGTGCCACCGGCCGAGCGGGCCACCACGCCGGTCAGCACGGTGGCCGGGCCGCCGTTGCTGGTTCCCGAGACGCTGCCGCTGCCCACGGTGCTGGACCGGCTCCGCTCGGGGCACCGCCAGCTCGCCTGCGTGGTCGACGAGTACGGCGGCTTCGCCGGGGTCATCACGCTGGAGGACATCGCCGAGGAACTGGTCGGCCCGATCCGCGACGAGGACGATCCGCCCGAGCGGGCACCGGCCCGGCAGGACGACGGCTCGTGGGTGGTGCCCGCGCGCTGGCGCATCGACGAGGTCGCCGACAGCACCGGCATCCCGTTGCCCGAGCACCCCGAGTACGACACCATCTCCGGGCTGGTCATGCGGGAACTGGGTCGGGTGCCGCAGGTCGGCGACCGGCTGGAGATCAACCTGTCGGTCGAGGGGGACAACGGCCAGCTGCCGCCACGCGCCCTCGTGGAGGTGCTCGCGGTCGACCGGCACGTGGCCGACTCGGTCCGGCTCCAGGTCACCGGCGGACGCGAGGGGGTGAGCGCGTGA
- a CDS encoding M20/M25/M40 family metallo-hydrolase: MRPRTPRTAGLAVAVATATALAGTPAAVAASPAPAGPAAPVAVAAVAAPNIALANVKAHLSQFQSIATANGGNRAHGRPGYLASVNYVRAQLDAVGYTTAVQSFTYNGATGYNLIADWPGGDPNAVVMTGAHLDSTTSGPGINDNGSGSAAILEVALAVARTGFVPDRHLRFAWWGAEELGLRGSRYYVDNLSSAERSRIRQYLNFDMVGSPNAGYFVYDGDNSDGVGAGPGPAGSAQIEQTIQAYFTSIGVPTRGTDFDGRSDYGPFISVGIPAGGTFTGAEGVKTSAQASLWGGTAGQAFDPCYHRACDTTSNINDTALDRNADAIAYTVWALAQVATPPPGTTVYSDTFETATGWTTNPAGTDTATAGRWERGDPAATSSSGVATQLGTTVSGSFDLVTGPLAGSSAGDHDLDGGVSTIQSPAITLPSTGTLTLSFSWYLAHLSNSSSADYLRVRVVGAGTVTALSVAGAATNRAASWQTAAVDVSALRGQTVRIVIDAADASTASLVEAAVDDVRIVQS; this comes from the coding sequence ATGAGACCACGTACCCCCCGTACCGCCGGGCTGGCTGTCGCCGTCGCCACCGCGACGGCGCTCGCCGGCACACCGGCGGCCGTCGCCGCGTCGCCGGCGCCCGCCGGGCCGGCGGCGCCCGTCGCGGTCGCCGCCGTTGCCGCGCCCAACATCGCGCTGGCCAACGTCAAGGCGCACCTGAGCCAGTTCCAGTCGATCGCGACCGCCAACGGCGGCAACCGGGCACACGGCCGGCCCGGCTACCTCGCCTCGGTCAACTACGTCCGGGCACAGCTCGACGCGGTCGGCTACACCACGGCGGTGCAGTCGTTCACCTACAACGGCGCCACGGGGTACAACCTGATCGCGGACTGGCCCGGCGGCGACCCGAACGCGGTCGTGATGACCGGAGCGCACCTGGACAGCACCACCTCCGGGCCCGGGATCAACGACAACGGCTCGGGCTCGGCGGCGATCCTGGAGGTGGCGCTCGCCGTCGCCCGTACCGGCTTCGTGCCCGACCGGCACCTGCGGTTCGCCTGGTGGGGCGCGGAGGAACTGGGGCTGCGCGGCTCGCGGTACTACGTCGACAACCTGTCCAGCGCCGAGCGGAGCCGGATCCGGCAGTACCTCAACTTCGACATGGTCGGCTCGCCCAACGCCGGCTACTTCGTCTACGACGGCGACAACTCCGACGGGGTGGGCGCCGGCCCTGGTCCGGCCGGCTCGGCGCAGATCGAGCAGACGATCCAGGCGTACTTCACCTCGATCGGCGTACCGACCCGGGGCACCGACTTCGACGGGCGCAGCGACTACGGCCCGTTCATCAGCGTCGGCATCCCGGCCGGCGGCACCTTCACCGGCGCGGAGGGCGTCAAGACCAGCGCCCAGGCGTCGCTCTGGGGCGGTACCGCCGGGCAGGCGTTCGACCCCTGCTACCACCGGGCCTGCGACACCACGAGCAACATCAACGACACTGCGCTGGACCGCAACGCCGACGCGATCGCGTACACGGTCTGGGCACTGGCCCAGGTGGCGACCCCGCCCCCCGGCACGACGGTGTACAGCGACACCTTCGAGACCGCGACCGGCTGGACCACCAACCCGGCCGGCACCGACACCGCCACGGCCGGCCGGTGGGAGCGCGGAGACCCCGCCGCCACCAGCAGCTCCGGCGTCGCCACCCAACTCGGCACCACCGTCAGCGGCAGCTTCGACCTGGTCACCGGGCCGCTCGCCGGCAGCAGCGCCGGGGACCACGACCTCGACGGCGGGGTGAGCACCATCCAGTCCCCGGCGATCACGCTGCCCTCGACGGGCACGCTGACGCTGTCGTTCTCCTGGTACCTGGCCCACCTGAGCAACTCCAGCAGCGCCGACTACCTGCGGGTACGGGTGGTCGGCGCCGGTACGGTCACCGCGCTCAGCGTGGCCGGCGCGGCCACCAACCGGGCGGCCTCCTGGCAGACCGCCGCCGTCGACGTCTCGGCCCTGCGCGGGCAGACCGTCCGGATCGTGATCGACGCCGCCGACGCCAGCACGGCCAGCCTGGTCGAGGCCGCCGTCGACGACGTCCGGATCGTGCAGAGCTGA
- the mnhG gene encoding monovalent cation/H(+) antiporter subunit G produces the protein MRPAAGWDVVARVAEGWAAPSAVGFLDAVNPTAVADWLGAASLVAGALLSLAAAIGVLRFPDAPSRMHAATKPQVLGVLLLLLGVALRLRGLSDLGMIALVGVFQLATAPVAAQMIGRAAYRSGQLDRQLLEADDMADR, from the coding sequence GTGAGGCCGGCCGCCGGGTGGGACGTCGTGGCACGGGTCGCCGAGGGATGGGCGGCGCCGTCGGCCGTCGGGTTTCTCGACGCGGTGAACCCGACCGCGGTGGCCGACTGGCTGGGCGCGGCCAGCCTGGTCGCCGGGGCGTTGCTGAGCCTCGCCGCCGCGATCGGGGTGCTGCGCTTCCCGGACGCGCCGAGCCGGATGCACGCGGCCACCAAGCCGCAGGTCCTCGGCGTGTTGTTGCTGCTGCTGGGGGTGGCCCTGCGGCTGCGTGGCCTCTCCGATCTCGGGATGATCGCTCTCGTCGGCGTCTTCCAGTTGGCCACCGCACCCGTCGCCGCGCAGATGATCGGGCGGGCGGCGTACCGCAGCGGGCAACTGGACCGGCAACTGCTGGAGGCCGACGACATGGCCGACCGCTGA
- a CDS encoding monovalent cation/H+ antiporter complex subunit F, giving the protein MNTVVAAVLIGLLSVTALLALARLYRGPSLLDRVIAADMLLATMIGAVGAEAAINRHATTLPVLVVLALLGFVGSVSLVRFAVRERP; this is encoded by the coding sequence GTGAACACCGTCGTCGCCGCCGTCCTGATCGGCCTCCTGTCGGTGACCGCCCTGCTCGCGCTCGCCCGGCTCTACCGGGGCCCGTCGCTGCTGGACCGGGTGATCGCCGCCGACATGCTGCTCGCCACCATGATCGGCGCGGTCGGCGCGGAGGCGGCGATCAACCGGCACGCGACCACGCTGCCGGTGCTGGTGGTGCTCGCGCTGCTCGGCTTCGTCGGCTCGGTCTCGCTGGTCCGCTTCGCCGTCCGGGAGCGGCCGTGA
- a CDS encoding Na+/H+ antiporter subunit E: MGRWRDQLIASGWLVLVWNLLWGDLSWGNLLGGLLVAIAVLLFFPLPPVTFDGRLRLRGLLVFAVTFVVELVRASVHVARIAIQPGFVPRSAIVAVRLRVPTDLNLALTAEALSLVPGTLIVEVDRAAALLYVHVLDVRRPSDLADAREQVRAVERRIVEAIGSPDEVRRIRADPADKEYS; the protein is encoded by the coding sequence ATGGGCCGGTGGCGGGACCAGTTGATCGCGTCCGGCTGGCTGGTGCTGGTCTGGAACCTGCTCTGGGGCGACCTCAGCTGGGGCAACCTGCTGGGCGGGCTGCTGGTGGCCATCGCGGTGCTGCTGTTCTTCCCGCTCCCACCGGTCACCTTCGACGGCCGGCTACGGCTGCGCGGGCTGCTGGTGTTCGCCGTGACGTTCGTCGTGGAGCTGGTCCGGGCCAGTGTGCACGTGGCCCGGATCGCGATCCAGCCCGGCTTCGTGCCCCGCTCGGCCATCGTCGCGGTGCGCCTGCGGGTGCCGACCGACCTCAACCTGGCCCTCACCGCGGAGGCGCTCTCGCTGGTGCCGGGCACCTTGATCGTCGAGGTGGACCGGGCCGCCGCACTGCTCTACGTGCACGTGCTCGACGTACGCCGGCCGAGCGACCTCGCCGACGCGCGGGAGCAGGTCCGGGCCGTGGAGCGCCGGATCGTCGAGGCGATCGGCTCACCAGACGAGGTGCGCCGGATCCGCGCCGACCCTGCCGACAAGGAGTACTCGTGA